The Micromonospora violae DNA segment AGTGGCACTGGTCGAATAAGCTCCGAGTCTGTTGGATCGACGAGATGTGGTCCGCTGGCGGCCGCGAGCGGCTCCGATCAAGACCTGGATGTGCGATGGGGACACTTCGCCCGGTCATGGCCCTGACGATGGCTGCCGCATTGCTGCTGGGCGTCGCGCAACCAGCCGTCGCCACCGCCCCCGCCGACACCGTCACCATCACGTCGGGCAAGCCACGATCACCCATGTACATCGGGCAGGTGTACGCGATCCACACGGTCGAGGCGAGCGGTGGCACGGGGCCGTACGCGCTGTCGGTGGTGTCGGGCAGTCTGCCGCCGGGCATGTTGGTGGTGGGGACGTCGCTGGGGGGCGCGCCGACCACGCCGGGCACCTTCCCGTTCACGCTGCGGATGACCGACAAGAACGGCCTCTTCGGTGAGCAGCGGGCGACGATCGAGGTACGCCAGCAGAAGGTCTCCATCACCTCGGGCAAGCCCCGGTCGCCGATGTACCTCGGGCAGGTGTACGCGATCCACACGGTCGAGGCGAGCGGTGGCACGGGGCCGTACGCGCTGTCGGTGGTGTCGGGCAGTCTGCCGCCGGGGATGCTGGTGGTGGGGACGTCGCTGGGGGGCGCGCCGACCACGCCGGGCACCTACCCGTTCACGCTGCGGATGACCGACAAGAACAAGCTCTTCGACGAGCAGGCCGCCACCATCGTCGTCGCCACGCCCGCAGCCGCCTTCACCTCCGGCAACCCGCCCGCCGGCACCGTCGGCCGCTCCTACTCCTTCCGGTTCACCGCCGACGGTGACTCGGACATCGCGTTCGCCCTGGCCGGCGGTGCCCTGCCGGACGGTCTCACCCTCGACAAGGACGGCCGGCTCGGCGGCACTCCCGGCAGTGTCGGCACGTTCACCTTCACCGTCGAGGCGAAGGGTCGCAGCACCAGTGCCACGAGGGACGTGTCGCTGACCGTCGCCGCTGCCGCCCCGAGCACACCCACGGCGACCCCGACCGGCCCGACCGCCACGCCGACACCGAGCGACGACCCCTCCGCCACACCGTCGGAGAGCGACCCGGCGGCGTCCCAGCCGACGCCCACGCCGTCGAAGGCGAAGGGCGGGTGGCTGCCGCTCACCGGCGCGGGCTCGCCCGTCGTACTGCTGCTGATGGGCGTCCTGGCGTTCTGCGTCGGTGGCATTCTGCTCGTGCTGGCCTACAACCGTCGGCGCTTCACCACACCCGAGTGACGCCCGGACCAGACCCGCGCGTTGATCTCGAAGCCCGGCAGCGGGGTGGCCGGGCCAGCCGATTAGGCTGGAACGGTTCTGTCCGGATCGCGCCTGGAGCGTCTCATGACCACGACACTGCCCGCGTACGACGAGGTCGTCGCGCGTTTCGAACCGGTGATCGGCCTGGAGACCCACGTCGAGCTGGGCACGAACACCAAGATGTTCTGTGGCTGCCCGACCGACTTCGGTGGCGAGCCGAACACCCGGGTCTGCCCGGTGTGTCTGGGGCTGCCCGGCTCGCTGCCGGTGGCCAACAAGGCGGCCATTGAGGCGATCATCCGGATCGGCCTGGCGTTGAACTGCTCGATCGCCGAGTGGTGCCGGTTCGCCCGGAAGAACTACTTCTACCCGGACATGCCGAAGAACTTCCAGATCAGCCAGTACGACGAGCCGATCTGCGTCGACGGCTACCTGGACGTCGAGGTCAACGGCGAGACGGTACGGATCGAGATCGAGCGGGTGCACCTCGAGGAGGACACCGGCAAGACCCTGCACGTCGGTGGTGCCACCGGTCGCATCCACGGCGCGACGGAGTCGCTGGTCGACTACAACCGGGCCGGCATTCCGCTGGTCGAGATCGTCACCAAGCCGATCACGGGCACCGGCGCGCTCGCCCCCGAGGTGGCCAAGGCGTACGTCGCCGAGCTGCGCGACGTGATCCGCACCCTCGGCGTCTCCGACGTGCGGATGGAGGAGGGTTCGCTGCGTTGCGACGTGAACACCTCGCTCAACCTGCCGGGGCAGGAGTGGGGCACCCGTACCGAGACGAAGAACGTCAACTCGCTGCGGTCGGTGGAGCGGGCGGTCCGCTCGGAGATGCTGCGGCAGGCGTCGGTGCTCGACGCGGGCGGCCGGATCACCCAGGAGACGCGCCACTTCCACGAGGACACCGGTGACACCACCCCGGGCCGCTCGAAGGAGACGGCGACCGACTACCGGTACTTCCCCGAGCCGGATCTGGTGCCGATCGCGCCGGACCCGGCCTGGGTGGCCGAGCTGAAGGCCGCCCTGCCGGAGCTGCCCCGGGTGCACCGGCGTCGGCTCCAGGAGCAGTGGGGCCTCTCCGACCTGGACATGCAGTCGGTGTTGAACGCCGGCGCGGTCGAGCTGATCGAGGCCACCGTGGCCGCCGGCACCACCCCGGCGGCGGCCCGCAAGTGGTGGTTGGGTGAGTTGTCCCGCCGGGCCAACGAGAGCGGCGTGGAGCTGGCCGAAATCGGTGCCACCCCCGCCCAGGTCGCCGAGTTGCAGGGCCTGGTCGACGCCGGCAAGCTCAACGACAAGATGGCCCGTACGGTGTTGGAGGGCGTGGTCGACGGTGAGGGTTCGCCCACCGAGATCATGACCAGCCGGGGCCTGGAGGTCGTGTCGGACACCGGCGCGCTCACCGCCGCCGTGGACGAGGCGATCGCCGCGAACCCGGGCATCGCCGACAAGATCCGCAGCGGCAAGGTCGCGGCGGTCGGCGCGCTGGTCGGCGCGGTCATGAAGACCACCCGCGGTCAGGCCGACGCGAAGACCCTGCGTGAGCTGATCCTGGAGCGCCTAGGCGTCCAGGGCTGAGTCCCACCCGACCCCCCCCACCGTCGATCATGAGGTTGACGGCGGTTTGACGATCGACGACTGCCGTCAACCTCATGATCAACATGTACTGCACCCCTCGCGAGGGCGTCAACGACGACGCCTGGATGGAGCCACCGTGACCGAGCACGACCTCGATGTCCTCGACGAGATCCAGCGGCGGGTGCTCTGGCTCGCCACCCGGATCGTGGACGCCGCCAACCATGACCGGGCCACCGGCGACGGTGTGAAGGTCGGCGGCCACCAGGCGTCCAGCGCGTCCCTGGTCACCGCGATGACCGCGCTCTGGTTCGCGCACCTGGACGCCGAGGACCGGGTCGCGGTGAAACCGCACGCGTCCCCGGTGTTCCACGCCATCCAGTACCTGCTCGGCAACCTGGACCGCTCCTACCTGCCCCGACTGCGGGCCCGGGGCGGCCTCCAGTCGTACCCGTCGCGTACGAAGGACCCGGACGCTGTGGACTTCTCCACCGGGTCCGTCGGCCTGGGCGCGGCGGCGCCGCTCTTCGCCGCCGCCACCCGCCGCTACGTCGACGCGCACTTCGGGGCCCGCCCGCACTCCCGGTTCGTGGCGCTGATCGGTGACGCCGAGCTGGACGAGGGGAACATCTGGGAGGCGGTGGCCGACCCGGCGACCACCGGGCTGGGCAACGCCATGTGGCTGGTCGACTTCAACCGCCAGTCACTGGACCGGGTGGTCCCCGGCATCCGGATCAACCAGTGGCGGGGTCAGTTCGAGGCGGCCGGCTGGCACGTCGTGGAGGTCAAGTACGGCCGCCGGCTCGCCGAGGCGTACGCCCGGCCGGGTGGTGAGGCGTTGCGCGACTGGATCGACGCGATGCCCAACGAGCAGTACCAGTCGCTGTTCGGGCTGGCCGGGCCGGCACTGCGCAAGCAGTTCCTGGACGGCGCTCCAACCGGCATCGCCGAGCTGATCGCCGACGTCTCCGACGACGAACTCGGCCCGCTCGTCACCGACCTGGGCGGGCACGACCTTCAGGCGATGCTGGACGCGTACGCCCAGTGCGACGCGGTCACCGACCGGCCCAGCGTCGTCTTCGCGTACACGGTGAAGGGTTGGGGGTTGCCCATCGCCGGCAATCCGCGTAACCATTCCGCGCTGCTCAGCCCGGAGCAGGTCGACTCGCTGCGCGCCGCCCAGGGGTTGACCGCCGAGACCGAGTGGGACCGGCTCGACCCGGCGTCGCCCGCCGGGATCCAGGCCGGCGCCCGCCGGGAGGCGCTGTCCCGCGCGCCGCGCGAGCGGGCGCTGGGGGTCACCGTCCCGGAGAGCACGGGAGTACGCGCCAACAAGCCGATCTCCACCCAGGAGGTCTTCGGTCGGGTGCTGGTGGACCTGGCGCGGGACCGGGAGGTGGGGCGCTACCTGGTCACCACCGCGCCGGACGTGGCCACCTCCACCAACCTCGCCGGGTTCATCAACAAGACCGGGGTGTTCGCCCCCACCGAGCAGCGATCCTGGACCGAGGACCGGATGCTGCGCTGGATCCAGAGCCCCGCCGGTCAGCACATCGAGCTGGGCATCTCGGAGATGAACCTGTTCCTGCTGCTGGGCCAGCTCGGGCTCTCCTGGGACCTGTCCGGGCAGCCGCTGCTGCCGGTGGGCACGGTCTACGACCCGTTCGTGCTGCGGGGCCTCGACGCGTTCCTGTACGGCACGTACTCCGGCTCCCGGTTCGTGGTGGCCGGCACCCCGTCCGGCATCACCCTGGCCCCGGAGGGCGGCGCGCACCAGTCCACCATCACCGCGTCGGTGGGCCTGGAGCTGCCCGGGGTGACGTTCGTCGAGCCGGCGTACGCGGCCACCCTCGACTGGCTGCTCTGCGACGCGCTCGGGCAGATCGCCGGCGGGTCGACGCCGGCCGCTACCGCCGCACCCGCCGAGGACGGCGCGTACTACTTCCGGTTGAGCACCCGACCGCTGGACCAGGCGCCGTTCGAGGCGGCCCGGGCGCGGCTCGGCGACGCGGTGCTGCGTCGGCAGGTCGTCGCCGGGGCGTACCGGCTGGTCGACGCGCACCAGGCGTACCCGCACCTGGTCGACGCACCGGTGGTGCAGTTGGCCGCCTCCGGTGCGGTGCTGCCCGAGGTGCTGGCCGCCGCGGCGGAGTTGGCCGAGGAGGGCATCGCCGCGCACGTGGTGGACGTGACCTCGCTGGACCGGCTCTACCGGGCCTGGCAGCGCACCTTGCGGCAGGGCGTACGGACGGCCACGGTGCCCAGCGTGCCGGGCGCGCTGCGGTCCGCGTTCGCCGATCGGGTGCCGGTGGTGACCGTGCACGACGCCGCGTCGCACGCGATGGCCTGGCTCGGGTCGGCGGTCGGTGCGCCGGCGGTACCGCTCGGGGTGGACGAGTTCGGCCAGTCCGGCAGTGTCGCCGAGCTGTACGAACTGCACGACCTGCTGCCCGGCAGCATCGTCAACGCCGCCCTGGCCGCCATCGCCCTGCGCTGACCCGTCCCGCGCCTCAGCGGGTCGGCGTCGGGGTCGGTGTCGCGTTCGGCGTCGGGGTGCCCGACGGGGGTGGGGTGGCGGTCGGGTTCTCCACCAGGCGTCGTTCCAGGTTGACCTGGGCCTGCCCGGTGCCGCCGACGGTGATGGTGTCGTACGCCTGGAGCATCTTCTGCTCGTCGAAGTAGAGCACGCTCATCGACAGCGGGGTGGGCTTCTCGCCCTCCAGGCCGCGCAGCCCGGCACCGCCGGTGGACCCCTCCACCATCAGCGTGGTGGGCTGCTGCCCGGGCGTCTCCGGCAGCTTGGAGATCTGTCGGGCGTGGGTGTGCCCGGCCAGCACCAGCGGGCAGGTGCCGGCCAGCGGCCCGGCCGACGCCGGGTCGTGCACGAGAGCGATGTTGACCGGTCGTGGTGACCTGCGGATCGTCGCGGCGAGCTGGTCGCCGGCACCGGTCACCTGGTCGGCCACCTGCTGGGTCAACCCGCTGCCGGCGGGGGACGTGTTCTTGTCCGGGGTGAAGCGCGGGTCGCCGATGCCGGCGATGGTCAGCCCGGCGACCGTCGTGGTCGTGTTGTTCAGCACGATGGCGTTCGGTTGGCGGGCCACCGCGGCGGCGGTCTTGCCGGAGTCGTGGTTGCCCCGGATGAAGACGTACGGCTTCTTGAGCAGGCTGATCGAGCCGACGAAGGACGCCTCCGGCTCGCTGCCCCAGTCGGTGATGTCGCCGGTGTCGATCACCACGTCGATGCCGAACTGCTCGACGACCGTCCGGATCAGTTGCCAGCCGGTCGGGTTGAGGTGCATGTCGGAGACGTGCAGCACCCGGGTGGTGCCCGGGGTCGGCTCCAGCAGCGGAAGCGCCGAGACGGTGGTGTAGAGCTGGCTGACGTTGCCGACCAGACGCTGCAACTGCTCCGCGTACTTGGTGTAGTCGTTGGCGATCCGGCGGGCGTCACCGACGATGGCCGGCGCGTTGACCAGCAACCCCTCGTAGCGGGGTTCCTCGATGGCCTGCGGGCGCAGCGTCGCCGCCGCCGTGCCGAGGCTGCCGGCGGTGACCAGCAGCGCCAACCCACCCGCCCACGCGGTGCGCCGGACGTTGCGGAAGATCAGCCCGGCCAGCACCAGGGTGACCAGCACCGACGCGCCGAGGGTACGCAGACCGAGGCGCATCACACCGGAGCGGACGTCCTCCACCGCGCTCTGGCTGGCCCGGCTGATGCTGGCCGGGTCGTCGATCAGCGCCTCGGTGCGCCCCTGGTCGAGCGCGCCCAGCCGGACGGTGAGGTGGGTGGGCCCGTCGTGGCTGTCGAGCAGCAGCGCGCCGAGCGGCGGGATGTCGACGGTGGTGCCGCCATCGGTGGCGGGGGAGATGCTGAGGCTGGCCCGGAACGGGCCGATGTCGGTGCTCACCTGGCCGCCGGCCAGCACCCCGAGCACCGCCCCGCCGAGGGCCACGGCGAGGACGGCGACGATCAGCCCGACGCGGCGCAACGGGCCGGCGGCAGCGACCCGCCACCCCGTCGGGCGCGGTCGGTCGTCGCCGGTCACCGGGTCGTCCCGGTCATCGGCGTCGTCGTGCCGCTCGTCGCGCTGCCCGTCCATGCTGAAAGTCTGACCTGCCCGTCGGAAGATCTTGGCAAACCTGAATCGTTGGTGGCGGAATCAGCTGCGCCCGCCGTCACCGCCCGCGAAGACCACCCGCAGGAGCCGGTCGTCGTCGCCCGCCGGGTTGCCCCGGCCGTCGTGGTTGGAGGTGCTCACCCACAGCGACCCGTCCGGTGCCGCGGCGACCGCCCGCAGCCGACCGTAGCGGTTGGTGAGCAGCTCGTTCGGCTGGCCAAGCAGCGTACCCGTGTCGGTCAGCTCCATCACCCAGAGACGCTTGCCGCGCAGGCAGCCGGTGACCAGCAGCCGGTCCGTGGCGGCCAGACCGGAGCAGGACGCGTCCGACGTCGGCCACTGCACGATCGGGTCGGTGAACCGCTTGTCGCTGGCCTTACCCTCGACCTCCGGCCAGCCGTAGTTGCCGCCCTTGGTGATCTGGTTGATCTCGTCCCAGGTGTTCTGGCCGAACTCGACGGCGTACATCCGCTTGCCGGCGTCCCAGGCGAACCCCTGGACGTTGCGGTGCCCCAGCGACCAGACCGGGGAGTTGGGGTACGGATTCCCGGCGGCGGGCTTGCCCTCCCTGGTGATCCGGAGGATCTTGCCGCCGAGGCTCTTCACGTCCTGCGAGAGGGGGCGCTGACCGGCGTCACCGGTGCTGACGTAGAGCTGCTTGTCCGGGCCGAAGCCCAACCCGCCGCCGTTGTGCACGTTGGCCTTGGGGATGCCGGTGAGGATCGGGGTGGGCTGACCGCCGAGTTCCAGCCGGGCGACCCGGTTGTCGCGCTCGGTGGTGTAGTAGACGAACACCGTCCGGTCCCGGGCGTAGTCGGGGGACACGGCGATGCCGAGCAGGCCACCCTCGCCCGCCGCCGCCACGTCCGGGAGGGTCTGCACCGGGCGGATGCGCAGCCCGTCCGGCCCGGACTCCGGCCCGACCTGGACGATCCGGCCGTTGTCCCGTTCGGTGACCAGCGCGCCGCCGTCCGGCAGGAAGGCGATCGCCCAGGGCACCCGCAGGCCCTTGGCGAGCACGGTCGCCACCGCCTGCTGGCCGGCGCCGCCGGGGCCACCGGACGCCGACGGGGTGGGCAGGTTGGGCGGTTCGCCGGCCGGGTCGGGCTCCGGTTCACCGAAGCTGCACCCGGCGGTGAGCAGCAGCGCCGCGCAGGACGCCGCGAGGGCCACCCGGAGGCGGCGGATGCGAGGGTACGGGGGACGGGCTCTCACCCGGCCCAGGGTAGCCCGCCGCACGGCCCCGCCGGGCCCGTCGAGTGCCAACGGGGTGCCGGCGAGCCCACCGGACCACCGATCAGCGCGCCCGTACGGCCAGCAGCGCGGTGTCGTCCTCCCGGTGGTGGATCGAGGCGAGCAACAGGTCGCACAGCTCACTGAGGGGCAGCGTGTCGGTGCCGGCCAGGCGGCCCGCCAACTCGACCAACCCGTCGTCGATGGATCGGTCCCGCCGTTCGATCAGCCCGTCGGTGTAGAGCAGCAGGGTGTCGCCGGTGGCCAGGCTTGTCGACTGGCTGCTCCTCGGCGACCGGCGGGCCAGCCCGAGCAGCGGCTCCGGCGTCGCAACCAGGACCTCCACCGCCCCGCCGACGCGGACCACCAGGGCCGGTGGGTGCCCGGCGTTGGACCAGGTCACCTCGTGCACACCGGCGCGCTGCGGACGGATCCGGACCAGCGTCGCGGTGGCGGCGGTCGCCAGCCGCAGGCCGCGGATCGCGTCGTCCAGGTTGCTCAGCAGCGCCCCGACCTCGTCCGGCCGGCTGAAGGCGTTGCCCCGCACCAGGTTGCGCAGCTGACCCATGGTCGCCGCCGCCTCGATGTCGTGCCCGGCGACGTCCCCGATCGCGGCGATCACGTCGCCGCCGGGCTGCACGAAGGCGTCGTACCAGTCACCGCCCACCTGGACCCGGTCGGCCGCCGGCTGGTAGCGGGCGGTCAGCTCCAGCTGCGCCACGACCGGCAGCCGCGGCAGCATGCTGTGTTGCAGGACCTCGGCGACGTGTCGCTGCTCGCCGTACATCGAGCTGTTGCCGACGGCCTGGCCGGCCCGGCGGCCGATGTCGACAGCGGTGAGCAGGTCCCGGTCGTCGAACGGCTGACGCTGGCCGCCGTTGACGAGGGTGATCGCCCCCAGCACCGTGCCGCCGACGCCTCGGACCGGAACGCTCAGGTAGGAGGCGATGCCCAGGCGGCTGGCGATGGTCGGCATCTCCGGGTGGGTGGTGCCCCTCGCCACGTCGGCCAGGGACGCCACGCTGCCGAGTTGGGGTTGGCCGGTCCGGAGCACCGCCCGGATGACCGACTCGGGGCTCAGCCCGGTGCGCAGCAGCTCGCCGAACCTGTCGACGTCCGCGGTGCGGGCCGGGTCCCGGTGCACCGACACCACCTCGCGGGGCAGGCCGGTGGGCCCGATCAGGGTGAGCAGGCACCAGTCGGCGAGCAGCGGCACCATGGCGGCGGCGAGCCGACGCAGCGTGGTGGTCACGTCCAGGGTGCCGGCCAACGTCTCGCTCACCCCGGCCAGCAGCTCCAGCCGCTCGTGTGCCTGCACGGCCCGCCGCTGCGCCTCCTGTGCGCCGTCGAGCGCGATCCGCAGTCGCAGCTCCGACGAGCAGGCGGCGGCCAGGTCGGCCAGGGTCCGCAGCTGCGCGCCCGACCAGTCGCGGGGTTTGCTGTCGATGGCGCACAGCGAGCCGAGCACCCGGCCGGAGAGGTCGGTCAGCGGCATCCCGGCGTACGCGACCACGCCGAGGTCGTCGACGGCCAGATTGTGCCGGACGCGGGGGTGCAGGCGAGTGTCCGGCAGCACCATCGGCGCTTCGAGGTCCACCACGTGCTGACAGAACGAGTGACTCAGTGGGGTCTGCCGGCGCTCCGACCAGGGCTGCGGCAACCCGACCGCGCCCGGGAAGAACTGCCGGTCGGCGGAGACCAGGGAGACGAGCGCGACCGGCACGTCCAACAGATCACTGACCAGCCGGGCGAACCGGTCGAACGCCTCGTCCGGGGCGGCGCCCAGCCCGGTGTCGGCGAGCGCGCGCAACCGTGCCGGGTCGCCGAGCACCGAAGGTGGCGCGATCGGAGGCCGGGCGGTGGCGGGGGAGCCGTCGGTCATCGAGCACCTTGTCTGCCGGGGCGGAGGCCGACCGGCCCTCCGAGCCTTCGTTATACCTCGCGAGGGCCCGAGTCGAACATCGGTGTGTTGCGCCTCGCCCGCCCCGCCCCGGCCGGCCGAGCCATGGCCGGGACGCCGGTTCGTCGCCGTGCCCGCACCAGCGGTCGCGTGGGGGACTATCGTCGGCGGACGTGAAGGTATGGATTCCGCACCAGGCCGGCCTGAACCTCCTGGGCGAGCTGCCCCCGGACGTGACCGTGGAGGTCTTCGAGCACCCCGAGCGGATGCCGTCCGAGGCGGCCGACGTTCGCGTCTGGGTGCCACCTTTCCTGGGTGGCTCGGACGCGACGGCGATGCTGCGTGAGCTGCCCGACCTGGCGGTGGTGCAGTTGCTCTCCGCCGGGGCGGACGCCTGGGCCGGTCGGACGCCACCGACTGTCACGCTCTGCGACGCGCGGGGCGTGCACGACCCGGCCACCGCCGAGTGGGTCGTCACCGCGATCCTCGCCCAGCTGCGCGCGTTCCCGGCGTTCGTCCGCGCGCAGGCCGAGCGGCGCTGGGCGTTCGCGGAGCACACCCCGACCGACGAGCTGACCGGCAAGCGGGTGCTCATCGTCGGCGCCGGCTCGATCGGCACCGCGGTGCGCGACCGGCTGGCCCCGTTCGACGTGAGCTTCACCCTGGTCGCCAGGACGGCCCGCCCGGAGCAGGGGGTGCACGCCGTCGAGGAGCTGCCCCGGCTGCTGCCGGACGCGGACGTGGTGGTGGTGCTGGTGCCGCTCACCGACCAGACCCGTGGCCTGATCGACAAGGCGTTCCTCGCCGCGATGCCGGACGGGGCGTTGTTGGTCAACGCCGCCCGGGGTCCGGTGGCGCACACCGAGGCGCTCGTCGCCGAGCTGGGCACCGGTCGGATCTCGGCGGCGTTGGACGTCACCGACCCGGAGCCGCTGCCCGCCGACTCGCCGCTGTGGGCGATGCCGAACGTGCTGCTCACCCCGCACGTGGGCGGGTCGGTGCGCGGGTTGCTGCCACGCGCCTACCGGCTGGTGGGCGATCAGGTACGCCGCTTCGCCGCCGGGCAGCCGCTGATCAACACGGTGGTCGACGGTTACTGACCGGGCGCGTCCGCCGGAGCGTCGGGCAGCGTCTGGCCGGTCGCCGCGACCAGCCGAGGCAGGTCCGCCCCTCGGACCGCCGGCAGGGTGACCTGGCTGCCGTCGTCGAGTCGGGCGACCGCCCGGCCACGCTG contains these protein-coding regions:
- a CDS encoding Ig domain-containing protein; this encodes MAAALLLGVAQPAVATAPADTVTITSGKPRSPMYIGQVYAIHTVEASGGTGPYALSVVSGSLPPGMLVVGTSLGGAPTTPGTFPFTLRMTDKNGLFGEQRATIEVRQQKVSITSGKPRSPMYLGQVYAIHTVEASGGTGPYALSVVSGSLPPGMLVVGTSLGGAPTTPGTYPFTLRMTDKNKLFDEQAATIVVATPAAAFTSGNPPAGTVGRSYSFRFTADGDSDIAFALAGGALPDGLTLDKDGRLGGTPGSVGTFTFTVEAKGRSTSATRDVSLTVAAAAPSTPTATPTGPTATPTPSDDPSATPSESDPAASQPTPTPSKAKGGWLPLTGAGSPVVLLLMGVLAFCVGGILLVLAYNRRRFTTPE
- the gatB gene encoding Asp-tRNA(Asn)/Glu-tRNA(Gln) amidotransferase subunit GatB translates to MTTTLPAYDEVVARFEPVIGLETHVELGTNTKMFCGCPTDFGGEPNTRVCPVCLGLPGSLPVANKAAIEAIIRIGLALNCSIAEWCRFARKNYFYPDMPKNFQISQYDEPICVDGYLDVEVNGETVRIEIERVHLEEDTGKTLHVGGATGRIHGATESLVDYNRAGIPLVEIVTKPITGTGALAPEVAKAYVAELRDVIRTLGVSDVRMEEGSLRCDVNTSLNLPGQEWGTRTETKNVNSLRSVERAVRSEMLRQASVLDAGGRITQETRHFHEDTGDTTPGRSKETATDYRYFPEPDLVPIAPDPAWVAELKAALPELPRVHRRRLQEQWGLSDLDMQSVLNAGAVELIEATVAAGTTPAAARKWWLGELSRRANESGVELAEIGATPAQVAELQGLVDAGKLNDKMARTVLEGVVDGEGSPTEIMTSRGLEVVSDTGALTAAVDEAIAANPGIADKIRSGKVAAVGALVGAVMKTTRGQADAKTLRELILERLGVQG
- a CDS encoding transketolase-like TK C-terminal-containing protein → MTEHDLDVLDEIQRRVLWLATRIVDAANHDRATGDGVKVGGHQASSASLVTAMTALWFAHLDAEDRVAVKPHASPVFHAIQYLLGNLDRSYLPRLRARGGLQSYPSRTKDPDAVDFSTGSVGLGAAAPLFAAATRRYVDAHFGARPHSRFVALIGDAELDEGNIWEAVADPATTGLGNAMWLVDFNRQSLDRVVPGIRINQWRGQFEAAGWHVVEVKYGRRLAEAYARPGGEALRDWIDAMPNEQYQSLFGLAGPALRKQFLDGAPTGIAELIADVSDDELGPLVTDLGGHDLQAMLDAYAQCDAVTDRPSVVFAYTVKGWGLPIAGNPRNHSALLSPEQVDSLRAAQGLTAETEWDRLDPASPAGIQAGARREALSRAPRERALGVTVPESTGVRANKPISTQEVFGRVLVDLARDREVGRYLVTTAPDVATSTNLAGFINKTGVFAPTEQRSWTEDRMLRWIQSPAGQHIELGISEMNLFLLLGQLGLSWDLSGQPLLPVGTVYDPFVLRGLDAFLYGTYSGSRFVVAGTPSGITLAPEGGAHQSTITASVGLELPGVTFVEPAYAATLDWLLCDALGQIAGGSTPAATAAPAEDGAYYFRLSTRPLDQAPFEAARARLGDAVLRRQVVAGAYRLVDAHQAYPHLVDAPVVQLAASGAVLPEVLAAAAELAEEGIAAHVVDVTSLDRLYRAWQRTLRQGVRTATVPSVPGALRSAFADRVPVVTVHDAASHAMAWLGSAVGAPAVPLGVDEFGQSGSVAELYELHDLLPGSIVNAALAAIALR
- a CDS encoding metallophosphoesterase, yielding MDGQRDERHDDADDRDDPVTGDDRPRPTGWRVAAAGPLRRVGLIVAVLAVALGGAVLGVLAGGQVSTDIGPFRASLSISPATDGGTTVDIPPLGALLLDSHDGPTHLTVRLGALDQGRTEALIDDPASISRASQSAVEDVRSGVMRLGLRTLGASVLVTLVLAGLIFRNVRRTAWAGGLALLVTAGSLGTAAATLRPQAIEEPRYEGLLVNAPAIVGDARRIANDYTKYAEQLQRLVGNVSQLYTTVSALPLLEPTPGTTRVLHVSDMHLNPTGWQLIRTVVEQFGIDVVIDTGDITDWGSEPEASFVGSISLLKKPYVFIRGNHDSGKTAAAVARQPNAIVLNNTTTTVAGLTIAGIGDPRFTPDKNTSPAGSGLTQQVADQVTGAGDQLAATIRRSPRPVNIALVHDPASAGPLAGTCPLVLAGHTHARQISKLPETPGQQPTTLMVEGSTGGAGLRGLEGEKPTPLSMSVLYFDEQKMLQAYDTITVGGTGQAQVNLERRLVENPTATPPPSGTPTPNATPTPTPTR
- a CDS encoding PQQ-dependent sugar dehydrogenase; its protein translation is MRARPPYPRIRRLRVALAASCAALLLTAGCSFGEPEPDPAGEPPNLPTPSASGGPGGAGQQAVATVLAKGLRVPWAIAFLPDGGALVTERDNGRIVQVGPESGPDGLRIRPVQTLPDVAAAGEGGLLGIAVSPDYARDRTVFVYYTTERDNRVARLELGGQPTPILTGIPKANVHNGGGLGFGPDKQLYVSTGDAGQRPLSQDVKSLGGKILRITREGKPAAGNPYPNSPVWSLGHRNVQGFAWDAGKRMYAVEFGQNTWDEINQITKGGNYGWPEVEGKASDKRFTDPIVQWPTSDASCSGLAATDRLLVTGCLRGKRLWVMELTDTGTLLGQPNELLTNRYGRLRAVAAAPDGSLWVSTSNHDGRGNPAGDDDRLLRVVFAGGDGGRS
- a CDS encoding GAF domain-containing SpoIIE family protein phosphatase; protein product: MTDGSPATARPPIAPPSVLGDPARLRALADTGLGAAPDEAFDRFARLVSDLLDVPVALVSLVSADRQFFPGAVGLPQPWSERRQTPLSHSFCQHVVDLEAPMVLPDTRLHPRVRHNLAVDDLGVVAYAGMPLTDLSGRVLGSLCAIDSKPRDWSGAQLRTLADLAAACSSELRLRIALDGAQEAQRRAVQAHERLELLAGVSETLAGTLDVTTTLRRLAAAMVPLLADWCLLTLIGPTGLPREVVSVHRDPARTADVDRFGELLRTGLSPESVIRAVLRTGQPQLGSVASLADVARGTTHPEMPTIASRLGIASYLSVPVRGVGGTVLGAITLVNGGQRQPFDDRDLLTAVDIGRRAGQAVGNSSMYGEQRHVAEVLQHSMLPRLPVVAQLELTARYQPAADRVQVGGDWYDAFVQPGGDVIAAIGDVAGHDIEAAATMGQLRNLVRGNAFSRPDEVGALLSNLDDAIRGLRLATAATATLVRIRPQRAGVHEVTWSNAGHPPALVVRVGGAVEVLVATPEPLLGLARRSPRSSQSTSLATGDTLLLYTDGLIERRDRSIDDGLVELAGRLAGTDTLPLSELCDLLLASIHHREDDTALLAVRAR
- a CDS encoding 2-hydroxyacid dehydrogenase, with protein sequence MKVWIPHQAGLNLLGELPPDVTVEVFEHPERMPSEAADVRVWVPPFLGGSDATAMLRELPDLAVVQLLSAGADAWAGRTPPTVTLCDARGVHDPATAEWVVTAILAQLRAFPAFVRAQAERRWAFAEHTPTDELTGKRVLIVGAGSIGTAVRDRLAPFDVSFTLVARTARPEQGVHAVEELPRLLPDADVVVVLVPLTDQTRGLIDKAFLAAMPDGALLVNAARGPVAHTEALVAELGTGRISAALDVTDPEPLPADSPLWAMPNVLLTPHVGGSVRGLLPRAYRLVGDQVRRFAAGQPLINTVVDGY